In Candidatus Paceibacterota bacterium, the sequence GCCGATATGGCTGCTGGCCAGTATGTTGTTATGCGATCCGATGACGGTCGCCTCGCCGTCGCCGGTGGCGCTGTGGATGGTCACACACTCGCGGATGGTGTTATGGTCGCCAATCTCGGTGCGCGTCACACCGCCTTTCCATTTCAAATCCTGCGTTTTGAGGCCAATGCTCGCGAAGGGGTAAATCTCGTTCTCACGGCCCAGGCGCGTGTGGCCGTCAATCACCACGTGCGAGCGCAGCCGGCACCCCGGCCCCAGCTCGACATGCTCCCCGATGAGGCAATACGGCCCGATATCGCAGTCGGCCCCGATCCGCGCCTGGGGATGGATAATCGCCGTTGGATGGACCATGTCGCCGCCCCTTAAGATTCCACGAGCATGAAGGTTACGGCAGCTTCGCTGACGACCTCACCTTGCACTTTACACACGCCTTTGGCCTTGCCGATCTTGCCGCGCATCTTGGTCAACTCCACCTCAATTACCAGCACATCGCCCGGGAGCACCGGCTTGCGCCACTTCACATCCTCGGCGGACATAAAGTAGGCGATCTTGCCGGCGTTCTCCGCGCTTTTGAGCATCACAATGCCGGCCACCTGCGCCATGGCCTCCAGTTGCAGAACGCCCGGCATTACCGGGTGCCCGGGAAAATGCCCCTGAAAATAGGCCTCGTTGACGGTGACATTCTTGATGCCGACGATTCTGTTGCCTTCAATCTTGGCCACGCGATCCACCATCAGGAACGGATAGCGATGCGGCAACAACTTCATCACGCCCTGAATATCCAAGGCGCCATCCTGCGCCTGCGTTTCATCGAGCGCACCCTTGGAGGGTAATGGGGCTTTCGGAGCGGCGGGTGGCGGGGAAAACGCCTGCGCTGCAACCAGAGGCCTGCGCATTTGCGCCAGGATACGCCGCACCAGCTCGCAGTTCGCCGCGTGACTGGGCTTGACCGCGATGACATGCCCGCGCAGCGGCCGGCCCACCAGGGAGAGATCGCCCAGAATGTCCAGCATCTTGTGCCGGACAAACTCGTCCGGATAGCGCAGCGGCTCGGTGGTGAGCACCGCATCGTCGCGAATCACCACGGCGTTCTCCAGGCTGCCGCCCTTGATCAGGCCGTTCTTGATCAGGTATTCGATCTCTTCATAAAAGCCGAACGTGCGGGCGTGGGCTAATTCACGCTCCCAGGTGGCCGGCGAAAGCTCGACGCTGTAGTACTGGGTAAACCGTCCCTGGCTGTCGGCGCTGGTGCATGAGAGCTTCAACGTTTCGTCTGGGAAGAGGGTCATGACCGTCTCCCCCATCTCCAATTGAATCGGCGCTGTGACCATGTACGGGTCCCGGCGCTCGTCCTGAGGCACAATGCCGGCCTCCCGGATCATCCGGCAATATTCGCGTGCGCTGCCATCGGCGATAGGCGGCTCATTGGAATCCAGTTCAACAATGGCGTTGTCAATGCCATACCCGGCGAAACTGGCCAGGACGTGCTCAACGGTGTGCACCCGCGTGTTTCCTTTGGCCAAGGTTGTCGCCCGATTATTCTCGACGATGTTCTCCGCGCGCGCCTCGATCTCCGGCTTGCCCTCCAGGTCCACCCGGCGAAAGCGAATGCCTGTGTTGGGCGGAGCGGGGAGAAACGTCATGGTGACCCGGTTGCCGCTGTGCAACCCGATCCCGGAATAGCTCGCAGAGCCGTTTAGTGTTTGCTGCTGTACCACGAGCGAATTAAACAGAGTGCCGCTAGCCTTGGCAAGCCGCAGATGACACCAAGCTCTCGGCCACAGCGCGAGATTTCCGGGTCAGCCCTTCTTAAGCTTCGCCGTCCGCGGCTTGAACAACTCCATCTGCGGTTCCTTGAAGAAATCGTAGTTCTTGAGGATGCGAATAATCTGGAGCAGGTCGGACTTCTGGTAGTTGAGGTTGGTGGCCGTCTTGCGGACCAACTCGGCGAGCATGGTGCGAAACGGGATTACGGCATCAATGCCTTTGGAGCGCAACAGGGCGATGCTCTCGTCGCGGGCGGCTGCGGTCTGAGGTAATGTCGGAACGACCAGGACCTTGATCGGCGTGCCCTCCTTGCCGAACGCGCGCGCTGCTAACTTGAACACTTTAGGCTCGACGAAACGGAATATTTCCGGCGATGCCTCTAGCCGGGAGGTGCTGAAAGTTCCCGTGTGCCAGCCTTTGACA encodes:
- a CDS encoding bifunctional UDP-3-O-[3-hydroxymyristoyl] N-acetylglucosamine deacetylase/3-hydroxyacyl-ACP dehydratase codes for the protein MVQQQTLNGSASYSGIGLHSGNRVTMTFLPAPPNTGIRFRRVDLEGKPEIEARAENIVENNRATTLAKGNTRVHTVEHVLASFAGYGIDNAIVELDSNEPPIADGSAREYCRMIREAGIVPQDERRDPYMVTAPIQLEMGETVMTLFPDETLKLSCTSADSQGRFTQYYSVELSPATWERELAHARTFGFYEEIEYLIKNGLIKGGSLENAVVIRDDAVLTTEPLRYPDEFVRHKMLDILGDLSLVGRPLRGHVIAVKPSHAANCELVRRILAQMRRPLVAAQAFSPPPAAPKAPLPSKGALDETQAQDGALDIQGVMKLLPHRYPFLMVDRVAKIEGNRIVGIKNVTVNEAYFQGHFPGHPVMPGVLQLEAMAQVAGIVMLKSAENAGKIAYFMSAEDVKWRKPVLPGDVLVIEVELTKMRGKIGKAKGVCKVQGEVVSEAAVTFMLVES